In Aequorivita sp. H23M31, a single window of DNA contains:
- a CDS encoding DoxX family protein produces MLPWHQYLIGVLFVIAGMMHFWKPKIYERILPPYIPAHGSMVIISGIAEMILGFMIMNKNSQVEAAWGIIILLILFLPVHIYMLKNEKAAMKLPKWLLILRLPLQFALMYWAYLYT; encoded by the coding sequence ATGCTGCCTTGGCACCAATATTTAATAGGAGTACTTTTTGTAATTGCCGGAATGATGCACTTTTGGAAACCCAAAATTTATGAACGCATCCTTCCACCCTACATTCCAGCGCATGGAAGTATGGTTATTATTAGTGGAATTGCGGAAATGATTCTTGGATTTATGATAATGAACAAAAATTCCCAAGTAGAAGCAGCTTGGGGAATTATAATTCTATTAATCTTGTTCCTCCCCGTCCACATTTACATGCTTAAAAATGAGAAAGCAGCCATGAAGTTACCCAAATGGCTTCTAATCCTTCGTTTGCCTCTTCAATTCGCTCTGATGTATTGGGCCTATCTTTATACTTAG
- a CDS encoding GEVED domain-containing protein → MKKITLLSILCMLLTIPIAFGQSSFTAPRGQNGISVINLPAGTTSANNGHSRAMAPQVITYNVSQNIAPGLEIACASPTSFKNNSLYVDFDLENFFGIISDFDVESVEFAIGTISTPTSFPITVKVWSSVGDFPGGALTLQGTSIYTATNADVASIVSVPLTATIPLGEKMVVELMLVDDGTDTNNMRFGTNNDGFMGESWIKAADCGAPTPTAFAALGLTQDLIVNVLGDGETGVIPIFYCNSQGNNPSYENITNVTYAGINNTTATHSGYNDFTAQSAMVTQGETDQISVTITADGSDYVYAFIDWNQNGILDDAGEVYTLATSTSSAGPHTMDITVPADASLGDTRMRVKVGWLQSTPNPCGNFSYGEIEDYTVNVQAPSGGGGGEPPIIVCPSDITANNDPGLCGAVVNFSPAVAIDPEDGVISTVQTGGPASGTLFPVGVTMVKFSATDSDGNTVTCQFEVTVVDNEAPVVVCQNITIDLDAATGLASITAADVDNGSTDNCAIDTMSLDISSFDCSMIGENTVTLTVTDTAGNSSTCTATVTVQDVTAPEVVCVGGFGDFTETEDFEAATVPAGWTATILSGNANWGFGSGDMPTGPDFPTNAAIFNDDAAGSGEANSAQLLSPSYNLTGATSAEISFDYANQTYQNDGKLIVEVYDGSTWQEVFMFDGISGPTNTGPLDMTAYINPNFQVRFIYDDEGGWSWGAGVDNFLLEYQAASGGGLDVYLDANGQATISPNDLVTSVTEACNYTITAAGTGGGTMGALTTLFASGNNGSAGGAVYFDIIVGPADIEITDIDINTGDAGAFTMDVYTKEGTSVGSETNQGAWTLSSTAAGTSAGLDMPSNAVLASPITLSANTTYGMALVLDGTHGHYYTNGDGTNQNFSNADLALALGAASNAPFTGGIFSPRIFNGTIHYIGGPGSGLDFTCADLGQNIVEVTVTDDSGNSTTCMAVINVIDNTAPVIICSGTPGPVSNVEDFEENTIPSGWTTVIDTGSQNWTFGSGAMPTGGNFTSKAAIFNDDAAGSGSVNKATLYSPVYNITGSSTAEISFDYALQEFLGDGKMTVEAFDGANWQQVFFVDTNTSPTNTGALDVSAYINPAFQVRFIYDDEGGWSYGAGVDNFVLDYEIPTATPVDIQLNENGTANIDPYMLIRSIDEACGVATVAVDVPQVTCADIGTTIPVTVFVSDTSGNVSSCTTMINVVDSVAPVITCPADVTVDPGAGNLFYILPDYFATGEATAIDNCTDPVIITTQDPAVGTALTDGIHTITLTAEDEYGNISTCSFELTVESILVGIDDNVLESGVALYPNPAKNIVNLVNKTNISLDNMVIFDINGKKVNQIDLRAMVGEKSVDVSNLASGVYVIQIVGEKATTVKRLIIE, encoded by the coding sequence ATGAAGAAAATTACACTTCTCTCAATTCTGTGTATGTTACTGACGATTCCCATTGCATTTGGGCAATCGTCATTTACGGCACCAAGAGGGCAAAACGGCATTTCAGTGATCAATCTTCCTGCTGGAACAACCAGTGCCAACAACGGTCATTCGAGGGCCATGGCACCCCAGGTAATCACTTACAATGTATCGCAAAACATTGCTCCAGGTCTCGAAATAGCTTGTGCTAGTCCAACAAGTTTTAAGAACAATTCACTCTATGTGGATTTTGATTTAGAAAATTTTTTCGGAATTATAAGTGATTTTGATGTTGAAAGTGTGGAATTTGCTATTGGAACCATTAGCACACCAACGTCCTTCCCTATTACCGTAAAGGTATGGTCCTCTGTTGGGGATTTTCCTGGCGGAGCACTTACCTTGCAAGGTACTTCTATTTATACAGCTACTAACGCAGATGTAGCTTCTATAGTATCCGTACCACTTACGGCAACAATACCGTTAGGTGAAAAAATGGTAGTGGAGTTGATGTTGGTAGACGATGGAACGGATACAAATAATATGCGGTTCGGAACCAATAACGATGGATTTATGGGAGAAAGCTGGATTAAGGCCGCCGATTGTGGTGCACCCACTCCAACAGCCTTCGCCGCTCTGGGCTTAACCCAAGATCTTATAGTAAACGTTCTTGGCGATGGAGAAACTGGTGTAATTCCAATTTTCTATTGTAATTCCCAAGGAAATAACCCTTCCTATGAAAACATAACCAACGTAACCTATGCGGGCATTAACAATACTACCGCCACTCATAGTGGATATAACGACTTTACAGCCCAATCGGCCATGGTTACCCAAGGAGAAACCGATCAAATTTCAGTAACAATAACTGCCGACGGCAGTGATTATGTTTATGCCTTTATTGACTGGAACCAAAATGGAATATTGGATGACGCTGGAGAAGTTTATACCCTGGCTACATCTACCTCTAGCGCTGGTCCACATACTATGGATATAACTGTGCCAGCCGACGCTTCTCTTGGAGATACTCGAATGAGGGTAAAAGTGGGTTGGCTCCAATCTACTCCAAATCCCTGTGGAAACTTTAGTTATGGCGAAATAGAAGATTACACCGTTAATGTGCAGGCGCCAAGCGGCGGCGGCGGCGGTGAACCTCCAATCATTGTTTGCCCTAGTGATATTACCGCAAATAATGACCCAGGCCTTTGTGGAGCTGTAGTTAATTTTAGCCCCGCAGTAGCTATTGACCCTGAAGATGGAGTTATCTCAACTGTTCAAACAGGTGGTCCTGCTAGTGGAACTCTGTTTCCGGTAGGAGTGACTATGGTAAAGTTCTCAGCTACTGATAGTGATGGCAATACAGTTACTTGTCAATTCGAGGTTACAGTCGTGGACAACGAAGCCCCAGTAGTTGTTTGTCAAAACATAACAATCGATCTTGACGCTGCTACAGGTCTTGCAAGCATTACAGCTGCAGATGTAGATAACGGTTCTACAGACAATTGCGCTATTGATACTATGAGTTTAGATATTTCATCGTTCGACTGTTCCATGATTGGAGAAAACACAGTAACCTTAACTGTTACTGATACGGCAGGAAATTCATCTACTTGTACCGCTACAGTTACAGTTCAGGACGTTACAGCTCCTGAGGTAGTTTGCGTTGGTGGTTTTGGCGACTTTACCGAAACTGAAGATTTTGAGGCTGCTACCGTTCCTGCAGGTTGGACGGCAACTATCTTATCTGGAAACGCAAATTGGGGCTTTGGCTCCGGCGATATGCCAACAGGCCCAGATTTCCCAACAAACGCAGCTATTTTTAATGACGACGCAGCAGGAAGTGGTGAGGCCAATTCCGCCCAACTTTTATCTCCAAGCTATAATCTAACGGGAGCAACTTCTGCTGAAATCTCTTTTGACTACGCCAATCAAACCTATCAAAATGACGGTAAATTAATCGTAGAGGTTTATGATGGCTCAACTTGGCAAGAAGTATTTATGTTTGATGGCATTTCAGGTCCAACCAATACCGGACCACTAGATATGACTGCTTATATAAATCCTAACTTCCAAGTTCGCTTTATCTATGATGATGAAGGAGGATGGTCTTGGGGAGCTGGAGTGGATAACTTCCTCTTAGAATATCAAGCTGCTTCGGGTGGGGGTCTGGATGTATATCTTGATGCCAACGGCCAAGCGACAATTTCTCCGAATGATTTAGTAACTAGTGTAACCGAAGCCTGTAATTATACAATTACCGCTGCCGGTACTGGTGGCGGAACAATGGGAGCGCTAACTACATTGTTTGCTTCAGGAAATAACGGGTCAGCCGGTGGAGCAGTTTATTTTGACATAATCGTTGGACCAGCAGATATCGAAATCACCGATATTGATATCAACACTGGGGATGCGGGAGCCTTTACTATGGATGTTTATACAAAAGAAGGAACCTCTGTAGGTAGTGAAACAAACCAAGGTGCTTGGACATTGTCTTCCACTGCCGCGGGTACTAGTGCTGGATTGGATATGCCATCCAACGCAGTACTTGCCAGTCCAATTACTTTGTCCGCCAATACTACTTACGGGATGGCTTTAGTACTTGATGGGACCCACGGTCATTATTATACCAATGGAGATGGAACCAACCAAAACTTTTCTAATGCCGACCTGGCCTTAGCTTTGGGTGCTGCATCCAACGCTCCATTCACGGGCGGAATCTTTTCACCTCGTATCTTTAATGGAACCATTCATTATATAGGTGGCCCAGGTTCTGGACTCGATTTCACTTGTGCAGATCTTGGTCAGAATATTGTGGAAGTAACCGTTACAGATGATAGCGGAAACAGTACTACCTGTATGGCTGTTATTAACGTTATTGACAATACTGCTCCAGTAATAATTTGTTCCGGAACTCCTGGCCCTGTCTCAAATGTTGAGGATTTTGAAGAAAATACAATCCCTAGTGGATGGACAACTGTAATCGACACAGGTTCACAAAACTGGACTTTCGGTTCGGGTGCAATGCCAACAGGAGGTAACTTCACCTCGAAAGCAGCTATTTTTAATGATGATGCTGCTGGTAGTGGATCTGTTAACAAAGCTACCCTATACTCTCCTGTTTATAACATAACAGGTTCCAGCACTGCGGAAATATCGTTTGATTATGCACTTCAGGAATTCCTCGGGGATGGTAAAATGACGGTGGAAGCTTTTGATGGTGCTAACTGGCAACAAGTATTCTTTGTAGATACTAACACAAGTCCAACAAATACTGGAGCCTTGGATGTTTCCGCTTATATTAACCCAGCTTTCCAAGTTAGATTTATTTATGACGACGAAGGTGGGTGGTCTTATGGTGCAGGAGTAGATAATTTTGTACTTGATTATGAAATTCCAACTGCAACTCCAGTGGATATTCAATTAAATGAGAATGGAACAGCGAATATAGATCCCTATATGCTAATACGTAGTATCGATGAGGCTTGTGGTGTTGCAACGGTTGCAGTGGATGTTCCACAAGTAACATGTGCGGATATTGGCACCACTATACCAGTAACTGTTTTCGTTAGCGATACTAGTGGTAATGTTTCTTCTTGTACAACTATGATCAATGTTGTGGATTCTGTGGCTCCGGTTATTACCTGTCCTGCAGATGTAACTGTAGATCCGGGAGCTGGGAATCTGTTCTATATTTTGCCAGATTACTTTGCAACAGGAGAAGCTACCGCAATCGACAACTGTACTGACCCGGTAATAATTACCACTCAGGACCCTGCCGTAGGAACGGCTCTTACCGATGGAATTCATACTATTACCCTAACTGCTGAAGATGAATACGGAAACATTTCTACCTGTAGCTTCGAACTAACTGTTGAGTCCATCCTTGTTGGAATCGATGACAACGTTCTGGAGTCCGGTGTAGCACTTTATCCGAACCCTGCCAAGAACATTGTAAACCTTGTAAACAAGACCAATATCTCTTTGGACAATATGGTGATATTCGACATCAACGGGAAAAAAGTTAATCAAATTGACCTTAGAGCAATGGTAGGAGAGAAATCGGTTGATGTCTCTAATTTAGCTTCTGGCGTTTATGTAATCCAAATAGTGGGAGAAAAAGCGACCACTGTTAAACGTTTGATTATCGAATAA